The genomic window GGGATGCGTGTGCTTCTTCTTACACTGTCTGCAACAACATTTTCCAAAAGATAATGGATATTGCTGGAAACGTAAACGTAAGCATCAAAACTGGAATTGAATTAATCTCTTTTACTTGTTTATTCTTGAAATAATAGCTAACAAGATTTTTGGTCTCTCTGTTTTGAAGTATTATGACGTGAGGAAACAATGTGAAGGAAGCTTATGCTATGATTTCTCGAACATGGAGAATTTCTTGAACCAGAAATCGGTGCGGAAGGCATTAGGTGTGGGAGATATCGAGTTTGTGTCTTGCAGTACAGCGGTCTACGAAGCAATGCAGATGGACTGGATGCGGAATCTTGAGGTCGGGATTCCAGCTCTTCTTCAAGATGGAATTAAGCTCCTTGTTTATGCCGGAGAATACGATCTCATCTGCAATTGGCTCGGTACTTTTCCTCGCTATATCCAAGTGTATGCTGACCATAGTTACATCTCCGGAAAACTGTTTAAGCTGAGACTGATTGAGTATTTTTTCCTTCGTATATAGGAAACTCAAAGTGGGTTCACGAAATGGAATGGTCAGGCCAGAAAGAGTTTGTAGCAGCAGCGACAGTTCCATTCCACGTAGACAACAAAGAAGCGGGTTTAATGAAGAACTACGGTTCACTCACTTTCCTAAAGGTAAACCGAACAAAAATCGAGAAACTGAACATATCTCTATCGATATTTGTCCCTAACCTAATCGAAATCGGGAAAACGTTTTATAGGTCCATGATGCTGGACACATGGTTCCGATGGATCAGCCAAAGGCAGCATTGCAAATGCTTCAGAACTGGATGCAAGGAAAGCTCAGTACACCCACTGGTCGGACCGCTCATCAGTAAATCCAAATTCCGAACCGGCTGAATTATTATGTATTTAGGAGatcaatattttacttttaagaaaaGCTAAATAACATATACTTGTGAATTATTTCTATCAATACACAGGAAACTTCATTGTTAATTTCTAACCATCATATAACCAAGTCACTACATGAGTTAGATTCGAACTCTATCATCTAAAACCTGATAAATACTTGATTCATTGAACACTCTTATCAGCATTATATGTCACAGAGATTTGACTATTCCAATTTCCAAGTTACACATAGCGAATCTATCACTAGAGAAGAtaacacataaaaaacaaagattgtgAATTCACCGATGACCCTCAAAAGAACGATCACGatactcatcatcatcatcatcatcgtcaagAATGAGTGTAACACCATTGTTTCTAAGAGAGTTAATAACAGCCCATACCTTAGTTCGACTCTTAAACCCTTTCTTTTCGATTTCTTTCTTGACATCAGCATGTATTCCTCTTCCTTGCCCATCCTGAAGCCCTTCCACTTTCAGCCTCATTGCTAAAACCTCTCCTACGATAGCCGCCGCCTTAGCATTGCAAGTACGGCCACACTCTAGGGAGTTCTTGATCGTGTGCTCTACGGTTGAAGCTGTCGTCACTATTCTCCCGTTGTTTCTGTCCACTACGTTTGCTGTTATGTACTTGATCGACATGAACAGCCTTAAGACGTACCTTTTCAAAACTGTCATTTGCTTctacaaaaacacacaacaaataCTCAACATTGTAAGCactgaaaaagagaaacttgaACCAAattctttatctcttttacattaaatttcaattttggtgtTTCGATGTTCGATGTTTTTAATGGATCACGTGAAATTGAGATTGATAAATCGTTCCAATCAAATATAATCACTACAAACAAAAGTATGGATATAAAGCTCGTAATTTGCGTTAGTTTTAGTTTAACCCCCTTTGAAATGAAGCTTCTCTACTAATTAATCTCTCAGAGgaatttcgtcgaacaccttACATGCAGCAATTCCAGCCAAGAATATACTCAAAAGCtactaaaatttcaaaattaaaactgaaatgagaaaacaataacacaaagaaagaagctaaGACACGAGGAAATCAACAATTCGTAGCACAAAAGCAAAATCTCTGTCTAGATAACATAAGACAACAAATCgtagaagagaaaaaatttTACGAAAATTTTTTGAACTTTGGTTGAACTTACAAGTTAAGGGGGATTGAACTTGAGCTAATCAAGAAGAAACGTTGCGACG from Arabidopsis thaliana chromosome 3, partial sequence includes these protein-coding regions:
- a CDS encoding Ribosomal L18p/L5e family protein, which gives rise to MTVLKRYVLRLFMSIKYITANVVDRNNGRIVTTASTVEHTIKNSLECGRTCNAKAAAIVGEVLAMRLKVEGLQDGQGRGIHADVKKEIEKKGFKSRTKVWAVINSLRNNGVTLILDDDDDDDEYRDRSFEGHR